Proteins encoded in a region of the Zea mays cultivar B73 chromosome 4, Zm-B73-REFERENCE-NAM-5.0, whole genome shotgun sequence genome:
- the LOC100382163 gene encoding uncharacterized protein isoform X1, producing the protein MEGNLPPQTMVPGGGPFDLGQPFHFAVQPQALQVYQDVFAAPAASQMPELGNVVKASLSDEEEGGDGHLDRGKAAAASQWHRVKWTSGMVKLLVSAVSYIDEDVDADHGTSSGRRKHAVLKRMGKWKLVSSAMTERGFAVSPQQCEDKFNDLNKRYKRLTEILGRGRACQIVEKPELLEQLSLSGKLREEAKKHLNSKHLHYEEMCSYHNRNRYCLLDDPVLQRSLRMALRAPAEQGKQCLFGYDDEDDQMLLSDDDDDYEDDELNDDLEAGAEDHGPHRVHATEKLKHDHEGHCGSHLSEVAAIDMNRMNFEGSGGPSSEKNLSYMRVQIERQRLKIKSQMLRIEQRHFKWLKFSKEKDRELQKMKLENERMALENERLELELKLKEIEIGIKPKRI; encoded by the coding sequence ATGGAGGGAAATTTGCCGCCGCAAACCATGGTCCCAGGCGGAGGCCCCTTCGATCTGGGGCAGCCGTTCCACTTCGCCGTCCAACCCCAGGCGCTCCAGGTTTACCAGGATGTCTTCGCTGCCCCCGCCGCGAGCCAGATGCCGGAGCTCGGCAATGTGGTGAAGGCCTCGCTGAGCGACGAGGAGGAGGGCGGCGACGGCCACCTCGACCGCGGCAAGGCGGCAGCCGCCTCCCAGTGGCACCGGGTCAAGTGGACCAGCGGCATGGTCAAGCTGCTGGTGTCGGCCGTGTCCTACATCGACGAGGACGTGGACGCGGACCACGGGACCAGCAGCGGGAGGAGGAAGCACGCCGTGCTCAAGAGGATGGGCAAGTGGAAGCTGGTCTCCTCGGCCATGACCGAGAGGGGTTTCGCTGTGTCGCCGCAGCAGTGCGAGGACAAgttcaacgacctcaacaagaggTACAAGAGGCTCACTGAGATCCTCGGCCGGGGAAGGGCTTGCCAGATCGTCGAGAAGCCAGAGCTCCTTGAACAGTTGAGCCTATCTGGGAAGCTCAGGGAGGAGGCCAAGAAGCATCTCAACTCCAAGCATCTGCACTACGAGGAGATGTGCTCCTACCACAACAGGAACCGCTACTGCCTGCTTGATGATCCTGTCCTTCAGAGGTCCCTGCGGATGGCGCTTAGGGCTCCAGCTGAACAGGGAAAGCAATGCTTGTTTGGctatgatgacgaggatgatcagATGTTGCtttctgatgatgatgatgattatgaGGATGACGAGTTGAATGACGATCTGGAGGCCGGTGCTGAGGATCATGGTCCTCACAGAGTTCATGCCACCGAGAAACTGAAACATGATCATGAGGGACATTGTGGGTCTCATCTGTCAGAAGTTGCAGCCATTGACATGAACAGAATGAACTTCGAAGGATCTGGTGGTCCATCCTCTGAGAAGAATTTAAGTTATATGCGTGTTCAAATCGAGAGGCAGCGTCTGAAAATAAAATCTCAGATGCTGAGAATTGAGCAGAGGCATTTCAAGTGGCTGAAGTTCAGCAAGGAGAAGGACAGGGAGCTGCAGAAAATGAAGCTGGAGAATGAAAGGATGGCGCTGGAAAATGAGCGATTGGAGCTGGAGCTGAAGCTTAAGGAAATTGAGATAGGCATCAAACCAAAGAGGATTTAG